One Bombina bombina isolate aBomBom1 chromosome 5, aBomBom1.pri, whole genome shotgun sequence DNA segment encodes these proteins:
- the OTUD1 gene encoding OTU domain-containing protein 1 has protein sequence MPAFSCLPQVPGDAHTHFKSMCSPERIIPIRIVQRLPGANMHLSAPHLQQEQTPPQPPSSPDFRAWLSDMVQDTIMPEQAEAPEYESQGSSSSSYWRPGGTLQNPDPQVTFGPTNKERLALHLAELEKQDKYLRSRQRYRFHIIPDGNCLYRAVSKAVYGNQNLHAELREQTVHHVADNLDTFNLIIEGDVGEFIINAAQDGAWAGYPELLAMSQMLGINIHLTTGGRPECPTVSTMVHYLGPEDPSRPSIWLSWLSNGHYDAVFEQPLPNPEYENWCEQSQAQRHRDEELAKSMAMSLSKMYIEQNACS, from the coding sequence ATGCCCGCCTTTTCCTGCCTCCCCCAGGTGCCAGGGGACGCGCACACCCACTTCAAGTCCATGTGTAGCCCAGAGAGGATCATACCTATCCGGATTGTGCAGCGACTTCCCGGTGCTAATATGCACCTGTCTGCACCTCACCTCCAGCAGGAGCAAACACCTCCGCAACCGCCCTCCTCACCGGATTTCCGAGCATGGCTAAGCGATATGGTGCAGGACACTATTATGCCCGAGCAGGCCGAGGCCCCCGAGTATGAAAGCCAAGGTAGCAGCAGCAGTAGTTACTGGCGCCCCGGCGGAACCCTGCAGAATCCAGACCCGCAGGTGACTTTTGGGCCCACTAACAAAGAACGGTTAGCCCTACATTTGGCAGAGCTGGAAAAGCAAGACAAGTACCTGCGAAGCAGGCAGCGTTACCGCTTCCACATCATTCCAGACGGTAATTGCCTTTATCGTGCGGTGAGCAAGGCCGTGTACGGAAATCAGAACTTGCACGCCGAGCTGCGGGAGCAAACCGTGCATCATGTGGCGGACAATCTGGACACTTTTAACCTCATAATCGAAGGCGACGTAGGCGAATTCATTATAAATGCTGCCCAGGACGGTGCATGGGCAGGATACCCGGAGCTGCTGGCCATGAGTCAAATGCTGGGGATTAATATCCATCTCACTACGGGCGGTAGGCCAGAGTGTCCCACTGTATCCACAATGGTCCATTACCTGGGACCCGAGGACCCGTCTAGGCCCAGCATCTGGCTGAGCTGGCTCAGTAACGGCCATTACGACGCTGTGTTTGAACAGCCGTTACCTAACCCTGAATACGAGAACTGGTGCGAGCAGAGCCAGGCCCAGAGACACCGAGACGAGGAACTGGCCAAATCCATGGCCATGTCACTCTCTAAAATGTACATCGAACAAAACGCCTGCTCCTGA